Below is a window of Candidatus Poribacteria bacterium DNA.
CCGGGTGCAACGGCGATTCCGACGGCTACGGCGACGGAACCTGCTACCGATCCGGCGATGTCCACGTCAACGGCAAGCACTGGGAAGCCGACCGCGCCGCATTCGGCGAGAGCCCGGGGCGCTACGACAAGCGCGACTGGCATCGCGTCCGCGTGCGGTTCCGACTCAACAGCATCCGCGATGTCGTCTTCCGCACGGGACGGCATCCCGACATGAAGATCGACCAGTTCCTGATGGCTCCTTACTTCGGTCCCGGCGTGCCGCATCCGCAGCGTATCTGGATCGACGACCTGCGAATCCACACGGACGATCCGCCTTCCATTCGGCTTGGCACAGACTAGTGGTCAGTTACCTTGGAGATTGCGTCTTCCCCCCACCTCAATCCTCTCCCACGCTTCGCGGGGGGGAGGCGATGTCCCCTCCCCCTTGCATGGGGGGGTTAGGGTGGGGGTTGGAAAACCGACAATTCACTGTCACTGACCACTAGCCTGCGACAGAGACACATCACACGCCGCTTGTGCCTGGGCAACAGACTTCGTTACTTTAGGTACGGTTTGAGGGCGTACCGACGCGCCGTGTTGGGATCGCCCTCCACGGACGATGGATAAGGAGCCCCCATGAACCGTCCGACCAGTCTCGCCAAAGACACCGCCCAAGCCATCGTCAACGTCTTCGAAACAGGCTCCCCACAAGGAGACTACGGCAAAGTCACG
It encodes the following:
- a CDS encoding twin-arginine translocation signal domain-containing protein, translating into MYTRREFLGLSAAAGAGLLLPMRAAPSPGATAIPTATATEPATDPAMSTSTASTGKPTAPHSARARGATTSATGIASACGSDSTASAMSSSARDGIPT